Proteins found in one Butyricicoccus intestinisimiae genomic segment:
- a CDS encoding UDP-glucose--hexose-1-phosphate uridylyltransferase, whose translation ITINLSKPEKDPKAIAAAKLMPQSSYPKCLLCKENEGYAGRVNHPARQNHRVIPVTINGSRWFMQYSPYVYYNEHCIVFNSQHTPMKIEPATFRKLLDFVKQFPHYFVGSNADLPIVGGSILAHDHFQGGHYTFAMERAPIETELTFDGFDGIEAGIVKWPMSVIRLRSADDKQLVELASKILAAWRGYTDKDAFIFAETDGEPHNTITPIARMRNGKFELDLVLRNNITTKEHPLGVYHPHAELHHIKKENIGLIEVMGLAVLPARLKTELAAVAEALVSGADLTADERTAPHADWANELKTRYTFTEQNAMDILQKEVGIVFSQVLEHAGVFKRTETGKQAFLRFAQSVN comes from the coding sequence ATTACCATCAATCTATCCAAACCGGAAAAAGACCCGAAGGCGATTGCGGCAGCCAAATTGATGCCGCAGTCCTCGTATCCCAAGTGCCTGCTGTGCAAGGAAAATGAGGGCTATGCCGGACGCGTAAATCATCCGGCACGGCAAAATCACCGCGTGATTCCGGTGACAATCAACGGCAGCCGCTGGTTTATGCAGTATTCGCCATATGTATATTACAACGAACACTGCATTGTATTCAATTCGCAGCACACGCCGATGAAAATTGAACCGGCAACGTTCCGCAAATTGCTGGATTTTGTCAAACAGTTCCCGCACTATTTTGTCGGCTCCAATGCGGATCTGCCGATTGTCGGCGGCTCGATTTTGGCGCATGATCATTTCCAAGGCGGACATTACACATTCGCCATGGAGCGCGCACCCATCGAAACCGAGCTGACATTTGACGGATTTGACGGCATAGAAGCGGGCATTGTCAAGTGGCCGATGTCTGTGATTCGTCTGAGAAGTGCGGATGACAAGCAGCTTGTCGAGCTGGCATCCAAGATTCTCGCCGCATGGCGCGGATATACCGACAAAGACGCATTTATCTTTGCGGAGACCGACGGCGAGCCGCACAACACCATCACGCCGATTGCCCGTATGCGAAATGGGAAATTCGAGCTGGATCTGGTTTTGCGCAATAATATCACGACCAAGGAACATCCGCTCGGCGTCTATCATCCGCACGCGGAGCTGCATCACATCAAGAAAGAAAATATCGGCTTAATCGAAGTCATGGGTTTGGCGGTTCTTCCGGCGCGGCTCAAAACCGAGCTTGCCGCTGTGGCGGAGGCACTGGTCTCCGGTGCGGATTTGACCGCGGACGAACGCACGGCACCGCATGCCGATTGGGCAAACGAGTTAAAAACGCGATATACCTTTACCGAACAAAACGCCATGGACATCCTGCAAAAGGAAGTTGGCATTGTGTTCTCTCAGGTATTGGAGCACGCAGGCGTATTTAAACGCACGGAAACAGGCAAACAGGCATTTTTGCGGTTTGCACAGTCTGTCAATTAA